The DNA segment GCTAACCTTGCAGGTGCAAATGTTGAGTTTAGCGGTGCATACCCAGGTTGGAAGCCAGACAATAGCTCACCTGTTATGGCAAGCGTACGTGAGACCTACAAGGCGATTTATAACAAAGAGCCGACTATCATGGTGATCCATGCTGGCCTTGAGTGTGGCTTATTCAAGAAGCCCTATCCAGAGATGGATATGGTGTCTATTGGGCCAACCATTCGCTACCCACACAGCCCTGATGAAAAAGTTAACATCACGACCGTTGGCCAATACTGGGATCTATTATTAGCGGTACTAGAGCGTACACCCGTTAAAGGTTAACCAATAAAACAGGTTTATAAGAATAAGGCCACTTAGTCATAAGTGGCCTTTATTATTTCTAGAATCTGAGCTATTTCTCGCGACACGCCTAAAACCCTAAATCCATCTGCGAGCTGTCTACATCTGCCTGTTCCGAAGCAATGCTATTAGAAGCGAGTCCAACGGAAACCCCCAAGAGGCGAATACCTCGCTCATGCTGCCTTTCCATCGCTTGCTCAAGCAACTGGTAAAACAGGTTTACTGAAATTTCATCACTTCTATGCTCAATCGTGGTCTGTTTAAAGTCTTCAAACTTAAGTTTAACCACCTGCTTATTGATCGCTCTATCTTTAGCGCTACGACTCACGCGAGCACCGAGTTCTTGAATAAGCTGCGGCATCACCGCCCGACACTGCTCTAGGGTGTGAATATCTTTAGCTAATGTAGTTTCAACCCCAACCGACTTTCTCTCTCGGTTGGGCAAAATAGCACGCTTATCTATTCCCTTAGATCGCTCAATGAGCACGCTACCGAATTTGCCAAAACGCTCAACCAACTTAGGCTCTGGGTAAGCCTGAATATCGCTACAAGTATGTAGCCCCAGATCGGCAAGTTTTTTAGCCGTGACCTTTCCCACTCCAGGTATTTTTATCAGCGGTAAGGTTTTTACAAACTCTTCAATCATCTCAGGGCGGATCACATATTGTCCATTCGGTTTATTTAAATCAGATGCTATCTTGGCAAGAAACTTAACCGGTGCGATGCCTGCCGATGCGGTTAGTCCCGTCTCAGCCAAGATCTCGGCACGAATAGCCTCTGCCATCAAGGTAGCAGAGCCTTTACAATGAGAACTCTCTGTCACATCAAGGTAAGCCTCATCCAGAGATAAGGGCTCAATTAAGTCGGTATAACGCTCAAATACGGCTCGGATCTGGTTTGATACCTCTTTATAAACCTGCATCCGCCCAGGAACCAAAATCAAATCGGGACATAACTTAAGGGCGTACCCCGATGCCATCGCAGAGCGGACTCCAAACTGACGTGCCTCGTAGTTACAGGTACTGATCACTCCACGGCGATCGCTGCGTCCGCCCACCGCAATAGGTTTTCCTCTTAGTTCAGGAAAGTCGCGCATTTCCACTGCGGCGTAGAAGCAATCCATGTCGACGTGAATAATTTTTTGCAAGCCAATATCCTCCGAAAAGAATATTACTGTATATAAAAACAGTATTCAATATAAAGCACACAGATCAAATGCTAACTTTTGAAATTGGCGGTTAGTAAAAACGCTAAGTAATTATTCTAAAATATGATTTACATTTTAGGCTCGCGGTAAAATAGCTGACTGAGCATTGTCTGCTCTTCGGTAGATAAAATGGATCGAGACTTAATATGAGTTGAGAAGCTCTGACTAAGATCCGCTATCACCTTTTCATTGGCAAGCTGGGTTTCAAGGCGCTCAATATATTCCAGCAGGTAATCCATCTGTAATTGATTATCGCCATCGAGATAAACCCGCTCTGCTTTCGCTGAAATCAACATAGCCTGCTCCCCAATGGTCAAATAAAAATTTTAGACTGATACCTCATCATCTGTTTATTCAAAACAAACTCAGTAAAGTCGATACAGATATTGTCAGTTTCTAGGCTAACCCAAGCTAGCTGAACACTCGCTGTATAGCACTTAGCAAAGTGGCAGTGCTCTTTATTTAAGCCAAAAATAGATTACAAGCGAAATCAAAAAGAGACGCTTAAAGCATCTCTTTTTAATCAATTAATGATGTGGGTTACATTTTGCTCTGTAGATAGTTTTGTAAGCCCACCTTATCAATTAAACCTAATTGTTTCTCAAGCCAATACATATGATCGGACTCCGTTTCCTCGAGTAATACTTCTAAGATCTCACGGCTCTCGTAATCACTTTTAACCTCACACAAGGCAATTGCACTACGTAAGTTATCGGCCACTTGATATTCATAGGCTAAATCATTCTTGAGCATCTGCTCTGTATCTTTACCAATATTAAGCGGTTCTCTGCTCGCCACATCGGGGGTCCCTTCAAGGAACAAAATACGCTGCACTAACTTCTTCGCGTGATCTCTTTCATCATCTGACTCATGGGAAATTCGTTCGTGAAGTTCATTTAGCCCCCAGTCTTCAAACATCAAACCGTGTACAAAATATTGATCCATTGCAGACAATTCACCGGTGAGCAGCTTATTAAGTGTGTCGATGACATCTTGGTTACCTTTCATAACGTTCTCCGGTTAATCTATCTTTGACTGTAGGTAGTTTTGAATACCTGTTAAGGAAATAAGCTCTAGCTGTGCCTCTAACCAATCTAAGTGCCCTTCTTCATCTTCTAACAAGTCTTCTAGAATATCTCGGCTAACATAATCGGACTCCAGCTCACATAGGGCGATAGCATCTCTAAGGACTAACAACTCCTCCTCAAGCATCACCTTGTCGCACTCGAGCATCTCTTGGCTATGTTCACCGATACGAATTTTATCTAACTGCTGCAGGTTAGGCAGTCCTTCAAGAAACAACACTCGCTCAATCAACTTATCGGCATGCTTCATATCCTGAATGGATTTCTTGTAAGCCTTTTCGTCTAGTTCACCTAATCCCCAATTCTTATACATACGCGCATGAAGAAAATATTGATTGATAGCGGTAAGCTCGCTGGTCAGCACCTTATTAAGCTGACTAATGACCTTAGGTTGTCCTTTCATCTGTTCATCCTTAGTTAAATTGATCTATATCAACACTTACAACCTAGAGCAAAAAACAACCAAATACAAATAAGGTTAAATATCAACAATTTAATAACCTTAGTGATTTTCATTATCACTACAATTCTTAGTTGAGCTATCAAGTTTTCTGCAAGGTTTTTATCTAGTAAAACTAGTGTATTAACGTCATTTTGATTTAAATTGAACAGGCGAAGAAAAACGGAGGGGGAGTATCAATAGCTGTAAAAGTGGTAATGAAGAAGGTTATTAGCAACAAAAATTATAAAAATAAGATCGACTAAAGTAGGTGGTTTAAGGCTAAAAATAAAAAAGGCTCCAACGAAGGAACCTTAATTTGCGCAGAGTAATCGAGCTAGATAATACGATTCTGTTCTAACTTTTCTCGGCGCTCTTGTTCTGCCATTTTGGCTTTGCGCTTATCACATGGATCATCACAATCACATGCTTTCTCTATTCCGAGCGCACCTAGACCACCGCAGCTTCCTTC comes from the Shewanella halifaxensis HAW-EB4 genome and includes:
- the dinB gene encoding DNA polymerase IV, encoding MQKIIHVDMDCFYAAVEMRDFPELRGKPIAVGGRSDRRGVISTCNYEARQFGVRSAMASGYALKLCPDLILVPGRMQVYKEVSNQIRAVFERYTDLIEPLSLDEAYLDVTESSHCKGSATLMAEAIRAEILAETGLTASAGIAPVKFLAKIASDLNKPNGQYVIRPEMIEEFVKTLPLIKIPGVGKVTAKKLADLGLHTCSDIQAYPEPKLVERFGKFGSVLIERSKGIDKRAILPNRERKSVGVETTLAKDIHTLEQCRAVMPQLIQELGARVSRSAKDRAINKQVVKLKFEDFKQTTIEHRSDEISVNLFYQLLEQAMERQHERGIRLLGVSVGLASNSIASEQADVDSSQMDLGF
- the bfr gene encoding bacterioferritin; its protein translation is MKGNQDVIDTLNKLLTGELSAMDQYFVHGLMFEDWGLNELHERISHESDDERDHAKKLVQRILFLEGTPDVASREPLNIGKDTEQMLKNDLAYEYQVADNLRSAIALCEVKSDYESREILEVLLEETESDHMYWLEKQLGLIDKVGLQNYLQSKM
- the bfr gene encoding bacterioferritin — translated: MKGQPKVISQLNKVLTSELTAINQYFLHARMYKNWGLGELDEKAYKKSIQDMKHADKLIERVLFLEGLPNLQQLDKIRIGEHSQEMLECDKVMLEEELLVLRDAIALCELESDYVSRDILEDLLEDEEGHLDWLEAQLELISLTGIQNYLQSKID
- the nqrM gene encoding (Na+)-NQR maturation NqrM — translated: MSTFIAAFVVLLGFFFLMSIGYLVKRKAVEGSCGGLGALGIEKACDCDDPCDKRKAKMAEQERREKLEQNRII